Proteins encoded by one window of Toxotes jaculatrix isolate fToxJac2 chromosome 22, fToxJac2.pri, whole genome shotgun sequence:
- the stmp1 gene encoding short transmembrane mitochondrial protein 1 has translation MLQFLAGFTLGNIVGMYLAQNYEVPNIAKKIEAFKKDVEAKKKPPE, from the exons ATGCTACAGTTCCTG GCTGGCTTCACTCTGGGGAATATTGTGGGGATGTACCTCGCTCAAAACTATGAA GTCCCCAACATAGCCAAGAAAATCGAAGCTTTTAAGAAAGATGTGGAGGCCAAGAAGAAGCCCCCAGAGTGA
- the LOC121176220 gene encoding small lysine-rich protein 1 → MPTKPRKSRSHSSRPAKKTGSPKTPKKRSSSAKSTKTEVDILSPAAMENVYYISHNAVDCLGFRGFGWPNSNKKKKRKKGTKRKKKK, encoded by the exons ATG CCCACCAAACCCAGGAAATCGAGGTCCCACAGTTCTAGGCCTGCCAAGAAGACTGGGAGTCCAAAAACACCCAAAAAGAGGTCCTCTAGTGCCAAATCCACCAAGACAGAGGTGGACATCCTAAGCCCAGCAGCCATGGAGAATGTCTACTACATTTCTCATAATGCGGTGGACTGTCTGGGGTTCAGAGGCTTTGGGTGgccaaattcaaataaaaagaagaaaaggaagaagggaACAAAACGTAAGAAGAAAAAGTAG
- the dhx57 gene encoding putative ATP-dependent RNA helicase DHX57 yields the protein MNARRRGGKPNRGGGRFNKPRGGGSGGGSGGGGGGGSRKGGGGRWDDDDDFSLDFGPPRSSRPGKGRGGGSRAGGRDGGRGRRGGGGRDRDRDSRSDRKSSGNLPSSLARIRSCPKSGDGIRSEVSTMPLQRIFMTNENQEQLKELLRELQTQDFDEPYDESGSDYTGGEEDEEEYDELDHREEGQFWATNDEPVERADSPFYEPESDDERPAPEPVISLFAIGKLCRYGFDRERSKLALESGGGEFGATLEQLVHQVFTERYGQKAVSPDGLERVPMDECLSQRQEEALALTAIYGERFSERIANVVWTVTLDLSFLSDNNGKNDGGRGGGGSVNVRDVCRFFLKGQGCRFGDKCRFKHQLPTKGRSVAGASDLKGPSQPGFSSYSPPEYELEVRFPKGNRYPFQAPIVAFSTNDESVGAAARLSVTERLFGEALAAAKSSEPVVYTLITLCEDEATMKELLAVSHHKYSTPPSVVVPPPSLTIAKSKSVRSNTSEESRSSSTSSSNHTNSRRTAPPNNQRPLDMKDTGEAEELDEREEDEEDEAVPVESESYVNLRKKMVNKHNPKIDNILQENSKLCQEFLRKKSSRRFRSMLEQRKTLPAWQEKENILDMLDRCQVLVVSGMTGCGKTTQIPQFILDASLTGPAEHVANIICTQPRRISAISVAQRVAQERAECLGNSVGYQIRLESVRTSATRLLYCTTGVLLRRLEGEADLKGVTHVIVDEVHERTEESDFLLLVLKDLIVQRPDLKIILMSATLNASLFSEYFYNCPSVHIPGRTFPVDQFFLEDAIAKTGYVIEDGSPYMRSGKQNASSTGGRSNKGNARDMVDDLGDDVWNFMSFCKKDFVKDSIPDQQLSLQDLTIRYKDTKKSVLKTIAAMDLDKINMDLVESLLEWIVDGKHNYPPGAVLVFLPGLAEIKMLYEQLQSNRMFNNRGSIRCVVYPLHSTLSNEEQQAVFSQPPKGVTKIIISTNIAETSVTIDDVVYVIDSGKMKEKRYDASKSMESLEDSWVSRANALQRKGRAGRVASGVCFHLFTSHGFQHQLAEQQLPEIQRVPLEQLCLRIKILDVFAEQTLESVFSRLIEPPAMGSLDAAKQRLQDLGALTSDEKLTPLGYHLACLPVDVRIGKLMLFGAIFRCLDPALTIAASLAFKSPFVSPWDKREEANEKKLAFALANSDHLALLQAYKGWCCAAKNGNRAGFLYCKDNFLSWRGLQEIASLKRQFAELLSDIGFIKEGLRARIIERMCSNGTDGVLEATGPEANLNSDNIRLMSAMLCAALYPNVVQVRAPQGNYKMTSKGAMKMQPKANELRFVTKNDGCVHVHPSSINYMVRHYDSPYLVYHEKVKTSRVFIRDCSMVSVYQLVLFGGGQVNVELRKGEFVISLDDGWIRFAAASHQVAELVKELRWELDQLLEDKIRNPSMDLCSCPRGSRIIHMIVHLISTQ from the exons atgaatgcaaGGAGAAGAGGTGGGAAGCCcaacagaggaggggggagatTTAACAAGCCAAGAGGAGGTGGAAGTGGAGGTGGCAGTGGAGGTGGCGGCGGAGGTGGAAGTAGGAAAGGGGGAGGTGGTCGATGGGATGACGATGACGATTTCAGCCTTGATTTTGGACCTCCACGTTCCAGCAG ACCTGGCAAAGGACGAGGCGGTGGCAGTCGTGCTGGTGGCAGGGATGGAGGTAGAGGGAGGCGGGGGGGAGGAGGTAGGGATCGAGACAGGGATAGCAGAAGTGATCGGAAAAGCAGTGGCAATCTCCCAAGCTCCCTGGCGAGGATCAGAAGTTGCCCAAAGTCAGGTGATGGCATCAGGTCGGAGGTGAGCACCATGCCTTTGCAGAGGATCTTCATGACTAATGAGAACCAAGAAcaactgaaggagctgctgcgGGAACTGCAGACTCAGGACTTTGATGAGCCCTATGA TGAATCTGGTTCAGATTATACGGGgggagaagaggatgaggaggaataTGATGAGTTGGATCACCGTGAGGAAGGCCAGTTTTGGGCTACTAATGATGAGCCCGTGGAGAGAGCAGATAGTCCATTTTATGAGCCAGAGTCTGACGATGAACGGCCTGCCCCTGAACCTGTCATCTCCTTATTTGCCATAGGCAAACTCTGCAG GTATGGGTTTGACAGGGAGCGCAGTAAGCTGGCACTGGAATCTGGTGGAGGGGAATTTGGAGCCACTTTGGAACAGCTCGTCCACCAGGTTTTTACTGAGCGTTATGGCCAGAAAGCAGTTTCCCCTGACGGCCTCGAGAGGGTGCCTATGGATGAGTGTTTGAGCCAGAGGCAGGAGGAAGCTCTGGCTCTAACTGCCATCTATGGTGAGCGCTTTAGTGAGCGCATTGCTAATGTGGTCTGGACAGTAACCCTGGACCTCTCATTCCTCTCAGACAACAATGGCAAGAATGATGGGGGTCGAGGTGGTGGAGGATCTGTTAATGTCCGTGATGTCTGCAGATTCTTCTTGAAAGGGCAAGGTTGCCGCTTTGGGGACAAATGCAGGTTTAAACACCAACTTCCCACCAAAGGGCGGTCTGTGGCTGGTGCCTCAGACCTGAAGGGCCCAAGCCAGCCTGGATTCAGCAGCTACTCTCCTCCTGAGTATGAGCTAGAGGTCCGTTTCCCCAAAGGAAATCGTTACCCATTTCAGGCACCAATAGTCGCCTTCAGCACCAATGATGAGTCCGTTGGAGCTGCAGCGAGGCTCAGTGTGACTGAGAGATTATTTGGAGAGGCGCTCgctgcagcaaagagcagcGAACCTGTTGTTTACACGCTGATCACCTTGTGTGAGGATGAAGCTACCATGAAGGAACTGCTGGCTGTCAGTCATCACAAATACAGCACACCACCATCTGTTGTGGTACCTCCACCCTCTCTCACCATAGCAAAGAGTAAGAGTGTGAGGAGCAATACCTCAGAAGAAAGCAGAAGTAGTAGTACTAGTAGTAGCAATCACACTAACAGCAGAAGGACTGCTCCACCCAACAACCAGAGACCACTAGATA TGAAAGATACAGGCGAGGCAGAGGAGCTggatgagagggaggaagatgaagaagatgaggCTGTTCCAGTTGAGAGCGAGAGTTACGTCAATCTGAGGAAGAAGATGGTGAATAAGCACAACCCAAAGATCGACAACATATTGCAGGAAAATAGCAAGCTGTGCCAAGAGTTCCTGAGGAAAAAG TCATCCAGGCGCTTCAGGTCCATGCTGGAGCAGAGGAAGACACTGCCTGCTTggcaagaaaaagagaacatcCTAGACATGTTGGACAGATGTCAGGTGCTGGTGGTCAGCGGGATGACAGG GTGTGGTAAGACCACCCAGATCCCTCAGTTCATTCTGGACGCCTCATTAACTGGTCCAGCAGAACACGTGGCCAACATTATCTGTACCCAGCCACGCCGCATTTCTGCCatctctgtggctcagagaGTGGCACAGGAGCGTGCAGAGTGTCTGGGTAACTCAGTGGGATACCAGATCCGCCTGGAGAGTGTCAGG ACATCTGCCACCAGACTGCTGTACTGCACTACAGGCGTGTTACTGAGGAGACTTGAAGGTGAGGCAGACCTCAAGGGCGTCACACACGTCATTGTGGATGAAGTACACGAGCGCACAGAGGAGAG tgactTTCTGCTGTTGGTGCTCAAAGACCTGATTGTACAGAGACCAGACCTGAAGATTATCCTCATGAGTGCCACACTCAATGCCAGCCTCTTTTCTGAGTATTTCTACAACTGTCCCTCAGTCCACATACCGG GGCGTACTTTTCCTGTCGACCAGTTTTTTCTTGAAGATGCCATCGCTAAAACAGG CTATGTCATTGAGGATGGCAGCCCTTACATGCGCTCAGGGAAACAGAATGCGTCTTCCACAGGTGGACGATCAAACAAAGGAAACGCAAGGGACATGGTGGACGACTTGGGTGACGACGTGTGGAACTTCATGTCTTTCTGCAAGAAGGACTTTGTCAAAGACTCAATCCCAGACCAGCAGCTCAGCCTGCAGGATCTCACTATTAGATACAAGG ATACTAAAAAGTCTGTGCTGAAGACCATTGCTGCAATGGACCTGGACAAGATCAACATGGATCTGGTGGAGAGCCTGTTGGAGTGGATTGTAGATGGAAAACATAACTACCCTCCGG gTGCTGTGCTGGTGTTCTTGCCAGGCCTGGCTGAGATAAAGATGCTGTATGAACAGCTCCAGTCCAACAGAATGTTCAACAACAGGGGCTCAATCAG GTGTGTGGTGTACCCACTTCATTCAACCTTGTCCAATGAGGAGCAGCAAGCAGTTTTCAGTCAGCCCCCGAAGGGTGTCACAAAAATTATCATCTCCACCAACATCGCAGAGACCTCTGTAACCATTGATGACGTAGTATATGTCATTGACTCTGGCAAGATGAAGGAGAAAAG GTATGATGCGTCTAAAAGCATGGAGAGCCTGGAGGACTCGTGGGTTTCTCGGGCCAACGCGTTGCAGAGGAAGGGTCGAGCAGGTCGTGTGGCCTCGGGGGTCTGCTTCCACCTCTTCACCAGCCACGGCTTCCAACACCAGCTGGCTGAGCAACAGCTGCCTGAGATCCAGAGAGTGcctctggagcagctctgcCTCCG AATCAAGATCCTGGACGTGTTTGCAGAGCAGACTTTGGAGTCTGTCTTCTCTCGGCTCATCGAACCCCCGGCTATGGGAAGTTTGGATGCAGCCAAGCAGCGCCTGCAGGACCTGGGAGCTCTAACTTCAGATGAGAAGCTGACCCCGCTGGGCTACCACCTGGCCTGCCTGCCTGTCGACGTGCGCATTGGGAAACTCATGCTGTTCGGTGCCATCTTCCGCTGCCTCGACCCAGCACTCACCATCGCTGCCAGTCTGGCTTTCAAATCACCATTT GTGTCTCCATGGGATAAGCGAGAGGAAGCCAATGAGAAGAAACTGGCCTTTGCCTTGGCCAATAGTGACCATCTTGCTTTGCTACAGGCATATAAG GGATGGTGCTGCGCTGCAAAGAACGGTAACCGTGCCGGCTTCCTTTACTGCAAGGACAACTTTCTGTCATGGAGAGGCTTACAG GAGATCGCCAGTCTGAAGAGGCAGTttgcagagctgctgtctgacatTGGATTCATCAAGGAGGGACTGAGGGCCAGGATTATAGAGCGCATGTGCTCTAATGGTACTGATGGTGTTCTAGAGGCAACTGGTCCTGAG GCTAACCTGAACTCAGATAACATTCGGCTGATGTCTGCCATGCTGTGTGCTGCCCTCTATCCCAACGTGGTCCAG GTACGAGCTCCTCAGGGGAATTACAAGATGACCAGCAAAGGAGCGATGAAGATGCAACCAAAAGCCAACGAACTTCGCTTTGTGACCAAGAACGACGGCTGTGTTCATGTGCACCCATCGTCCATCAACTACAtg gtTCGTCACTATGATAGCCCCTACCTGGTTTACCACGAGAAGGTGAAAACGAGCCGTGTCTTCATCAGGGACTGCAGCATGGTGTCCGTCTATCAGCTGGTGCTGTTTGGAGGTGGTCAGGTCAACGTGGAGCTGCGCAAGGGGGAGTTTGTCATCTCCCTGGATGATGGTTGGATCCGatttgctgctgcttctcatcAG GTGGCTGAGCTGGTGAAGGAGCTGCGCTGGGAGTTGGACCAACTGCTAGAGGACAAAATCAGGAACCCGAGCATGGACCTTTGCAGCTGCCCGCGCGGCTCCCGCATCATCCACATGATTGTCCACCTCATCTCTACACAGTAG
- the LOC121176573 gene encoding putative nuclease HARBI1 — MACPFLEDPIDEEARLIRRELRLRRARIFRPRLDTFSYPPDFLFERYRFSLQSLQYIHNLIRPLITHITHRGRALTTEQILCIALRFFANGSFLYNIGDAEHTSKATVCRAIRKVCLALKRFLSVFVVFPGHKPVRAIKEEFHGIAGFPNVIGCIDGTHIPITAPSENEGDYVNRKSFHSINVQIICDAAHIITNVEAKWPVSVHDSRIYRESTISNRLERGEIHGFLLGDRGYPCQRNLITPYPDPQPGPQQHFNVAHCRTRARVEMTIGLLKARFQCLRHLRVTPERACDIIVACVILHNIATIRGEQHPALQIEDPEEDPIQLPENQDGRAIRDLICNNHFPC; from the exons ATGGCATGTCCCTTTCTGGAAGACCCGATTGATGAAGAAGCAAGACTGATTCGTAGAGAACTGCGATTACGTCGGGCGAGGATTTTCCGTCCACGTTTGGATACGTTTTCATATCCTCCCGACTTTTTATTTGAACGTTATCGTTTTTCGTTACAGTCACTGCAATACATTCACAACCTCATCCGCCCTCTCATCACTCACATCACCCACCGTGGACGTGCACTCACCACTGAACAAATACTTTGCATTGCTCTACGTTTTTTTGCAAATGGAAGTTTTCTTTATAATATCGGCGATGCAGAACACACAAGCAAAGCAACCGTTTGCAGGGCTATAAGAAAGGTGTGCCTCGCTCTGAAGCggtttttatcagtttttgttgtttttcccggACACAAACCTGTGAGAGCCATCAAAGAAGAGTTCCATGGGATTGCag GATTTCCCaatgtgattggctgcattGATGGCACCCACATTCCTATCACTGCTCcttcagaaaatgaaggagattATGTGAATAGGAAGTCCTTCCATAGCATCAATGTGCAG atcatttgtgatgcagcacacattatcacaaaTGTGGAAGCCAAGTGGCCCGTGTCTGTGCATGACTCCCGCATATATAGAGAGTCTACAATAAGCAATAGACTGGAACGTG GAGAGATTCATGGCTTCCTTCTGGGTGACAGGGGTTACCCTTGCCAACGAAATCTTATAACCCCTTACCCAGACCCTCAACCAGGACCCCAGCAGCACTTCAATGTGGCACACTGCAGGACGAGAGCCAGGGTAGAGATGACTATAGGCCTGCTGAAAGCCCGTTTCCAGTGCTTACGTCATCTCAGAGTAACCCCTGAGAGAGCCTGTGACATAATTGTGGCATGTGTTATTCTCCATAATATTGCAACTATTAGAGGAGAGCAACACCCTGCCCTACAAATAGAAGACCCTGAGGAGGACCCCATCCAGCTCCCAGAAAATCAGGATGGAAGGGCAATCAGAGATCTGATCTGCAACAACCATTTTCCATGTTAA